The Candidatus Afararchaeum irisae genome window below encodes:
- a CDS encoding Zn-ribbon domain-containing OB-fold protein, translating to MTVPRFWRKINQRYRTVGTECKTCGTAYFPPRSLCPDCRRDGEIVEKEFSGEGEVVSYTRVHDPGEDYEGTVPYTLAVVELDEGARMTGQVVEDVEIGDRVETSFRRIGQDGEEGMIHYGTKFEPLE from the coding sequence ATGACAGTACCACGTTTCTGGAGAAAGATAAACCAGCGTTACAGAACCGTAGGAACAGAGTGCAAGACGTGCGGCACAGCCTACTTCCCTCCGCGCAGTCTGTGTCCCGACTGCAGGAGGGACGGCGAGATAGTCGAGAAGGAGTTCTCGGGAGAGGGAGAGGTCGTCTCTTACACGCGCGTCCACGATCCCGGAGAGGACTACGAGGGAACCGTGCCCTACACGCTCGCTGTCGTCGAGCTAGACGAGGGAGCACGTATGACGGGACAGGTCGTCGAGGATGTTGAGATAGGCGACCGTGTCGAGACTTCGTTCAGACGTATAGGACAGGACGGCGAGGAAGGAATGATACATTACGGAACTAAGTTCGAGCCTCTCGAATAG
- a CDS encoding TrkH family potassium uptake protein, with product MRVGIPRLRVDYRASLSMIGTVLKLLAVPLLIPVVVGVIYGDSLVPFFVTIAVTLVLGESLERLSPDADMGNREAFLMVPLTWITVVVIGAIPYVVEAHGIPPVYPAPYPGSSLGDPVDAVFESMSGFTTTGATVMESISFESHSRALMMWRQETQWLGGMGIVVLAVAILPRLSVAGAQLMEAEAPGPGIERLTPRIKETAKTLWKIYLGLTVLQIGLLYLFYRLGHAPNMTLYNSVAHAFTTLPTGGFSPEARSIEAFSPIAQWIIVPFMLAAGTNFALFWYLLNLDFGDFFGDEEFRSYVGVTAALSLMGAALIFFDPGLESVDGVGSVAGEVEPALRHSVFQFTSIVTTTGYASMDFNTWGFGLTVLLFIALFVGGSTGSTGGAIKIMRWVVVVKSIKRELFTTVHPEAVRPVRLSGNPLDERAIRGVLVFVTTYLVLFFVGVFLVAVDASNAGINISLLEEASAVATTLGNVGPGFGAVGPMNNYAFFSDTTKLFMVVLMWAGRLEIIPVLVVLTPSYWKS from the coding sequence ATGCGTGTGGGTATACCGAGACTCAGGGTTGACTACCGAGCGAGCCTTTCGATGATAGGCACGGTTCTGAAGCTACTCGCCGTACCTCTTCTGATCCCGGTCGTCGTGGGTGTGATCTACGGCGACTCGTTGGTTCCCTTCTTCGTTACCATAGCCGTAACTCTCGTACTCGGGGAGTCGCTCGAACGTCTGAGTCCCGACGCCGACATGGGTAACCGCGAGGCGTTTCTGATGGTGCCTCTGACCTGGATCACTGTCGTAGTCATCGGTGCGATCCCGTACGTCGTAGAGGCTCACGGGATACCTCCCGTCTATCCGGCACCGTACCCCGGATCGAGCCTCGGAGACCCCGTAGACGCCGTCTTCGAGAGCATGAGCGGATTCACGACTACGGGAGCTACCGTGATGGAGTCGATATCGTTCGAGTCCCACTCGCGCGCTCTGATGATGTGGAGACAGGAGACCCAGTGGCTCGGCGGAATGGGTATAGTCGTCCTCGCGGTCGCTATACTCCCGAGGCTCTCAGTCGCGGGCGCACAGCTAATGGAAGCCGAGGCACCGGGTCCCGGAATCGAGAGGCTGACTCCACGTATAAAGGAGACTGCAAAGACACTCTGGAAGATATACCTCGGACTCACGGTTCTCCAGATAGGTCTTCTGTATCTCTTCTACCGACTTGGACATGCCCCCAACATGACACTCTACAACTCGGTGGCTCACGCCTTCACGACTCTCCCGACGGGGGGGTTCTCACCCGAGGCGAGGAGCATAGAGGCGTTCTCCCCCATAGCCCAGTGGATAATAGTGCCGTTCATGCTCGCGGCGGGTACCAACTTCGCCCTCTTCTGGTATCTCCTCAACCTCGACTTCGGTGACTTCTTCGGCGACGAGGAGTTCAGGTCGTACGTGGGTGTAACCGCAGCCCTGTCACTGATGGGAGCCGCTCTGATCTTCTTCGACCCGGGTCTCGAATCGGTCGACGGAGTGGGTTCGGTAGCCGGCGAGGTAGAGCCCGCATTACGCCACTCGGTCTTCCAGTTCACCTCGATAGTCACGACGACGGGATACGCGAGCATGGACTTCAACACGTGGGGATTCGGGTTGACGGTACTCCTCTTCATAGCTCTCTTCGTGGGCGGAAGCACGGGAAGTACGGGCGGCGCGATAAAGATAATGAGATGGGTCGTCGTGGTCAAGTCGATCAAGCGCGAGCTTTTCACGACGGTTCATCCCGAAGCTGTCAGACCCGTCCGTCTCTCAGGTAATCCGCTCGACGAACGCGCGATCCGTGGCGTCCTCGTCTTCGTGACGACCTACCTCGTACTCTTCTTCGTCGGTGTCTTCCTCGTCGCAGTCGACGCCTCGAACGCCGGAATAAACATTAGCCTCTTAGAGGAAGCCTCGGCAGTCGCCACGACGCTCGGAAACGTGGGACCCGGATTCGGAGCCGTGGGTCCGATGAACAACTACGCCTTCTTCTCCGACACGACAAAGCTGTTTATGGTCGTTCTGATGTGGGCTGGAAGACTCGAAATCATACCCGTACTTGTAGTTCTGACTCCGTCGTACTGGAAGTCATAA
- a CDS encoding helix-turn-helix domain-containing protein translates to MAETDDARAASNPETKLSEKIAGEVVLSDDPGSTLRKWRENFGVSQSELSERLDVSVSVVSDYESGRRQSPGANVVRRTVDALIEIDRERGGETLRRYRRILGAGFEGDAIKDLRDYETPVDADDFYDAIDADVVHRASEDSDDDTTLAGHTVIDSVKAITSLSNAEFTRLYGWTTQRALVFTRVSRGESPLVAIRVTSLKPRAVVLHGIDEDEMSDLAPRLARIEGIDLSVTQMDLSKMISRINRYEEE, encoded by the coding sequence ATGGCTGAGACGGACGATGCACGTGCGGCTTCGAACCCCGAGACTAAGCTCTCGGAGAAGATCGCGGGGGAGGTCGTACTCAGCGACGACCCCGGATCTACACTCCGGAAATGGAGGGAGAACTTCGGAGTCTCACAGTCGGAGCTCAGCGAGAGGCTCGACGTCTCGGTGAGTGTCGTGAGCGACTACGAGAGCGGAAGACGTCAGAGTCCCGGCGCGAACGTCGTGAGGAGGACTGTCGACGCCCTCATAGAGATTGACAGGGAGCGCGGAGGCGAGACACTCCGGAGGTACAGACGTATTCTCGGAGCCGGCTTCGAGGGTGACGCCATAAAGGATCTCAGGGACTACGAGACCCCCGTCGACGCCGATGACTTCTACGACGCGATAGACGCCGACGTGGTTCACAGAGCCAGCGAGGACTCCGACGACGACACTACACTCGCAGGACACACAGTCATAGACTCAGTGAAGGCGATAACCAGTCTCTCGAACGCCGAGTTCACGCGTCTCTACGGCTGGACGACACAGCGCGCTCTCGTCTTCACACGTGTCTCGCGCGGCGAGAGTCCTCTCGTCGCAATACGTGTCACGAGCCTCAAGCCGCGCGCCGTCGTACTACACGGCATAGACGAAGACGAGATGTCGGATCTAGCACCCCGTCTCGCACGTATAGAAGGAATAGACCTGAGCGTTACACAGATGGATCTGAGTAAGATGATATCACGTATAAACAGATACGAGGAGGAGTAA
- a CDS encoding thiolase domain-containing protein — translation MERDVAVIGVGQTSFGEHWDRSFRDIFTTAGVRALEDAGVGGDDIDALYGGNMSAGQFIDQEHVAALIADYAGLAVEHIPATRVEAADASGGLAFRQAVLDVASGASDVVVASGVEKMTDLGAEETTDALSGSADREWEVFEGANVPSLYAMMARAHMDEYGTTRSQLSEVAVKNHANAEGNEYAQYQSSVPAEVVESTPYVSEPLRMFDCSPGSDGAAAVVVASADVAEEFVDDPVYVEATAQASDTLSVHDRDDMTSIKSTQHAAQTAYDSAGIDPDDVDLAEVHDSYTVGEILAVEDLGFVEKGKGGEATQNGETGLDGRIPVNPSGGLKACGHPLGATGVRQIAEVVTQLRGEADGRQVEDAEVGLAHNVGGTGATAVVSILSNSNSDSDSDSGGSR, via the coding sequence ATGGAAAGAGACGTAGCAGTAATAGGGGTCGGACAGACCTCTTTCGGCGAACACTGGGACAGATCGTTCAGAGACATATTCACGACTGCGGGGGTACGTGCTCTCGAAGACGCGGGCGTCGGTGGAGACGACATAGACGCCCTCTACGGCGGAAACATGAGCGCGGGTCAGTTCATAGACCAGGAACACGTCGCCGCGCTCATCGCCGACTACGCCGGACTCGCGGTCGAACACATACCCGCGACACGTGTCGAAGCCGCCGACGCCTCGGGAGGACTCGCTTTCAGACAGGCTGTCCTCGACGTGGCGAGCGGCGCGTCCGACGTCGTCGTCGCGAGCGGTGTCGAGAAGATGACAGACCTCGGTGCCGAGGAGACGACCGACGCCCTGAGCGGGAGCGCCGACAGGGAGTGGGAGGTCTTCGAGGGTGCCAACGTCCCTTCGCTCTACGCTATGATGGCGCGGGCACACATGGACGAGTACGGCACGACGAGGTCACAGCTCTCGGAGGTCGCAGTCAAGAACCACGCCAATGCAGAGGGCAACGAGTACGCACAGTACCAGAGCTCTGTGCCCGCTGAGGTAGTCGAGTCGACTCCGTATGTGTCGGAGCCTCTCAGGATGTTCGACTGTTCGCCCGGAAGCGACGGCGCGGCGGCGGTAGTAGTCGCCTCCGCCGACGTAGCCGAGGAGTTCGTCGACGATCCCGTCTACGTCGAGGCGACCGCACAGGCGAGTGACACACTCTCAGTCCACGACAGGGACGACATGACGAGTATCAAGTCGACACAGCACGCCGCCCAGACCGCATACGACTCCGCGGGTATAGATCCCGACGACGTCGACCTCGCCGAGGTTCACGACTCGTACACCGTAGGAGAAATACTTGCAGTAGAGGATCTCGGATTCGTCGAGAAAGGAAAGGGAGGCGAGGCTACCCAGAACGGCGAGACAGGACTCGACGGACGTATACCCGTAAATCCATCGGGAGGTCTCAAGGCGTGCGGACATCCTCTCGGCGCGACGGGTGTGAGACAGATCGCCGAGGTCGTGACACAGCTCAGGGGCGAAGCCGACGGGAGACAGGTCGAAGACGCCGAGGTCGGACTCGCCCACAACGTCGGAGGAACCGGCGCGACAGCCGTAGTCAGCATACTCTCGAACTCGAACTCAGACTCAGACTCAGACTCAGGAGGCAGTAGATAG
- a CDS encoding phosphomannomutase, with protein MFGTSGIRGGLDEVSPHLCLRLGKAVGSLSSRVVVGRDGRLTGESLKNSLVAGLESVRAEVVDVGVVPTHTVAWAAREHESMGVMVTASHNPPGDNGVKVFDSDGTEISRETERRLEKRVGDSDVAEPRDWTESDERGCLSAYLRDALDYVGEDGDIDLRVAVDCANGVGSLTTLPLLREMGCEVTGVNAQIDGSFPGREPKPTPDSVSEFGDFVRDGDFDLGLAHDGDADRVVVVDGDGDVVPEDAVVAVLADDYTNRDGGTVVTTPNASSKIDQRVDGEVRRTRLGGLSEAVDDDVVFAAEPWKHVFPKFGGWIDGTVSAAEVVRLVAEAGGTNALFGDIRIAVEKTNVDCPDDAKRQAIEGVKERTREEFGSEAEIDTSYGVRLDFGGGDWALVRPSGTEPVVRVYSEGFELERVVEVVEEAIREART; from the coding sequence ATGTTCGGAACATCGGGTATACGCGGGGGTCTCGACGAGGTCTCACCCCATCTGTGTCTCAGACTCGGAAAGGCTGTCGGGAGTCTTTCGTCGAGAGTCGTCGTAGGACGAGACGGACGTCTCACGGGTGAATCTCTCAAGAACTCCTTAGTCGCTGGGTTAGAGAGTGTAAGAGCCGAGGTCGTAGACGTCGGAGTAGTTCCGACACACACGGTCGCGTGGGCGGCGCGCGAACATGAGAGTATGGGAGTGATGGTCACTGCTTCCCACAACCCGCCGGGAGACAACGGTGTGAAGGTCTTCGACTCTGACGGAACCGAGATAAGCCGCGAGACCGAGAGACGGTTAGAGAAGAGAGTCGGTGACAGCGACGTCGCCGAGCCGCGCGACTGGACTGAGTCAGACGAACGCGGCTGTTTGAGTGCCTATCTGAGAGACGCTCTCGACTACGTAGGTGAAGACGGGGACATCGATCTCAGAGTCGCGGTCGACTGCGCTAACGGCGTCGGTTCCCTGACTACGCTTCCGCTCCTGAGAGAGATGGGATGCGAGGTCACGGGGGTCAACGCCCAGATAGACGGTAGCTTCCCAGGACGTGAGCCGAAGCCGACACCCGACTCAGTCTCGGAGTTCGGTGACTTCGTCCGAGACGGAGACTTCGACTTGGGTCTCGCACACGACGGCGACGCCGACAGAGTCGTAGTAGTAGACGGTGACGGCGACGTAGTCCCCGAGGACGCAGTCGTGGCTGTCCTCGCTGACGACTACACGAATAGAGACGGAGGCACAGTAGTCACTACGCCGAATGCGTCGTCGAAGATAGACCAACGCGTCGACGGAGAAGTGAGACGGACACGTCTCGGGGGGCTCTCTGAGGCAGTCGACGACGACGTCGTATTCGCCGCAGAGCCGTGGAAACACGTCTTTCCGAAGTTCGGCGGCTGGATAGACGGAACCGTGAGTGCAGCCGAGGTCGTACGTCTCGTCGCAGAGGCTGGTGGAACCAACGCGCTCTTCGGCGACATACGGATCGCAGTCGAGAAGACCAACGTCGACTGTCCCGACGACGCGAAGCGGCAAGCCATCGAAGGCGTCAAGGAGAGGACGAGAGAGGAGTTCGGCTCCGAGGCGGAGATAGACACGTCTTACGGAGTCCGTCTCGACTTCGGGGGCGGCGACTGGGCACTCGTACGTCCGAGCGGAACCGAGCCGGTCGTACGTGTCTACTCCGAGGGATTCGAGTTAGAAAGAGTAGTCGAGGTCGTCGAGGAAGCTATTCGAGAGGCTCGAACTTAG
- a CDS encoding trypsin-like peptidase domain-containing protein, translated as MSTKSKIGGAVVIVVIFGVVFGVVNTAAPQSPNAPASPSSSPSESPEGAGADTRPKTPVSVNITGSPSEVYSSVYNSTIDSVVSIRVGSLASTNSGQGSGFVYDNNGHIVTNQHVVQDSDQVWVRYSRDDWRRASVVGADVYTDLAVLKVDDPPAYADPLPVASSDPKRGQVVLALGNPLGYEGSVTHGIVSGLNRSMRTRGGFAIPDAIQTDAPINPGNSGGPLVNLKGEVVGVNRAKQGDNLGFAISPEMVSRVVPELIQDGDYSHSYLGVSTMPVTPAVADANGLNDVRGVLVVDVIDGGPSEGILESSVTTGRMPTGGDVIVGIGGMEVDSSEDLASYLATETRPGDTVELTIIRDGEQQTVEVTLGDRPENS; from the coding sequence ATGAGTACGAAATCAAAGATAGGCGGAGCCGTCGTAATAGTGGTTATATTCGGCGTCGTCTTCGGCGTCGTAAACACCGCCGCGCCTCAGTCGCCGAATGCGCCGGCGTCTCCGTCGTCATCGCCCTCGGAGTCGCCCGAGGGAGCCGGAGCCGACACGCGACCTAAGACACCGGTCTCAGTAAATATCACGGGAAGCCCGTCGGAAGTCTACTCGTCGGTCTACAACTCCACGATAGACTCGGTCGTCTCGATACGTGTCGGCTCTTTAGCGTCGACTAACTCGGGTCAGGGATCGGGATTCGTATATGACAACAACGGACATATAGTTACCAACCAGCACGTAGTACAGGACTCCGATCAGGTCTGGGTTAGATACAGCAGGGATGACTGGAGACGCGCGTCGGTCGTCGGAGCCGACGTCTACACTGACTTAGCCGTACTTAAGGTCGACGATCCTCCCGCCTACGCCGACCCACTACCAGTCGCGTCCTCCGATCCTAAGAGGGGGCAGGTCGTACTCGCCCTCGGAAATCCCCTCGGCTACGAGGGATCGGTCACACACGGCATAGTCAGCGGACTCAACAGGTCGATGAGGACGCGAGGAGGCTTCGCAATCCCCGACGCCATACAGACAGACGCTCCCATAAATCCGGGTAACAGCGGTGGTCCCCTCGTAAACCTCAAAGGAGAAGTCGTGGGTGTCAACCGAGCCAAACAGGGCGACAACCTCGGCTTTGCGATATCGCCCGAGATGGTGAGCCGTGTCGTCCCCGAACTCATACAAGACGGAGACTACAGCCACTCGTACCTCGGCGTATCGACTATGCCGGTCACCCCTGCTGTCGCAGACGCTAATGGGCTCAACGACGTGAGGGGCGTACTCGTAGTCGATGTAATCGACGGTGGACCCTCTGAGGGCATCCTTGAGTCGAGTGTGACCACAGGAAGGATGCCCACCGGAGGAGACGTCATAGTCGGAATCGGAGGAATGGAGGTCGACTCGTCGGAAGACCTCGCGAGCTACCTCGCGACTGAGACACGTCCCGGTGACACCGTCGAACTTACTATCATACGTGATGGAGAGCAACAGACCGTTGAGGTGACCTTGGGAGACAGACCCGAAAACTCCTGA
- a CDS encoding hydroxymethylglutaryl-CoA synthase encodes MAGIVSYGAYVPKYRIEAEEIARIWGDDPDVIKNGLNVKQKSVPDEDEDTITIATEAAKNAMRRVDVDGEEIGAIYTGSESHPYAVKPTGTIVGAAIGATPDMTAADFEFACKAGTAGIQSCMGLVDSGMIDYGMAIGADVSQGAPRDALEYSAAAGGAAFVIGDDDEAMAKIEDTASFTTDTPDFWRREGARYPQHGERFTGEPAYFRHITSSSEKLMDRLGTTTDDYDYAVFHQPNGKFPVKVAQKIGFDEEQYETGLLTPEIGNTYSGASLVGLSAVLDEAEPGDRVFLASFGSGAGSDAFSLDITEEIERRDRAPLVRDIIDSDDVEYLDYGEYAKHKGKIKEE; translated from the coding sequence ATGGCAGGAATAGTAAGCTACGGAGCCTACGTACCCAAGTACAGGATAGAGGCTGAGGAGATAGCACGTATCTGGGGAGACGACCCAGACGTCATCAAGAACGGTCTCAACGTCAAACAGAAGAGCGTCCCCGACGAGGACGAGGACACCATAACTATCGCCACCGAGGCGGCGAAGAACGCGATGAGACGTGTCGACGTAGACGGAGAGGAGATCGGTGCTATATACACCGGAAGCGAGTCACATCCCTACGCAGTCAAGCCGACGGGAACAATAGTCGGCGCGGCTATAGGCGCGACACCTGACATGACAGCCGCCGACTTCGAGTTCGCGTGTAAGGCAGGCACAGCGGGGATACAGTCGTGTATGGGACTCGTCGACTCGGGTATGATAGATTACGGAATGGCTATCGGCGCCGACGTCTCACAGGGCGCGCCGAGGGACGCTCTTGAGTACAGTGCCGCCGCGGGAGGAGCGGCTTTCGTTATAGGAGACGACGACGAGGCGATGGCTAAGATCGAGGACACCGCGTCGTTCACGACCGACACCCCCGACTTCTGGAGACGTGAGGGAGCGCGTTACCCTCAGCACGGAGAACGTTTCACGGGAGAGCCCGCCTACTTCAGACATATAACGAGTTCGAGCGAGAAGCTGATGGACAGACTCGGGACGACGACGGACGACTACGACTACGCCGTATTCCACCAGCCCAACGGTAAGTTCCCCGTCAAGGTCGCACAGAAGATAGGATTCGACGAGGAACAGTACGAGACGGGTCTCCTAACACCCGAGATAGGAAACACATACAGCGGCGCGTCGCTCGTCGGACTCTCCGCCGTCTTAGACGAGGCGGAGCCCGGCGACCGCGTCTTCTTAGCATCGTTCGGATCGGGAGCGGGAAGTGACGCCTTCTCGCTCGATATCACCGAGGAGATCGAGAGACGTGACCGCGCACCTCTCGTGCGTGACATCATCGACTCCGACGACGTAGAGTATCTCGACTACGGAGAGTACGCCAAGCACAAGGGCAAGATAAAGGAGGAGTAA